One genomic region from Vanacampus margaritifer isolate UIUO_Vmar chromosome 2, RoL_Vmar_1.0, whole genome shotgun sequence encodes:
- the LOC144043591 gene encoding keratin, type I cytoskeletal 50 kDa-like gives MASLAGSLAFSTGSRISARRAPIVYAGAGGRGVRISSVAAPAYFSSAGAAFDLADALDVPDNKKGAMQNLNGRLATYLEKVRKLEAANGGLELKIRNFLENASTPENRDWSAYNGPIRDLQEQILDATRTNASLQLDIDNAKLAANDFKLKYNNEMAMRQAVDADLVGLKRILDELTLSRSDLAMQVEGLKEELIHLKMNHEEDLADMQSQMNGQVNVELNAAPQQDLSTVLAEIRQHYENAVSKNRTDLDKWFEAKTTELNKEVTTSTETLQTSKSEMTEVRRTLQDLQIQLQAELSQKAALEGMLAETQSRYAAMLLGYQRQVEALEEQLAQLRAEVEKQRVQFAELLDIKTRLELEIAEYRRLIDGEMMSLSEASCVHSLVTIAKNTSDDNEDDSSESE, from the exons ATGGCATCTCTCGCTGGCTCTCTTGCCTTCTCAACTGGAAGCCGTATCAGCGCCCGGCGGGCCCCCATAGTGTACGCTGGGGCCGGGGGCCGAGGGGTCCGCATCTCCAGCGTGGCCGCCCCTGCGTATTTCTCCTCTGCTGGTGCAGCCTTTGATTTGGCGGACGCCCTGGACGTGCCCGACAACAAGAAGGGGGCCATGCAGAACCTGAATGGTCGCTTGGCGACCTATCTGGAGAAGGTGCGCAAACTGGAGGCGGCCAATGGAGGTCTGGAGCTGAAGATCAGGAACTTCCTCGAGAACGCCAGTACGCCGGAGAACCGAGACTGGAGCGCCTACAACGGGCCAATCAGAGACCTTCAGGAGCAG ATCCTCGACGCCACTCGCACAAACGCATCTCTCCAACTGGACATCGATAACGCCAAATTGGCGGCGAACGACTTCAAGCTTAA GTACAACAACGAGATGGCTATGCGCCAGGCAGTGGACGCCGATCTGGTGGGCCTGAAGCGGATTCTGGATGAGTTGACGCTGAGTCGTTCCGACTTGGCGATGCAGGTGGAGGGTCTGAAAGAGGAACTGATCCACCTGAAGATGAACCACGAGGAG GACCTCGCCGACATGCAGTCGCAGATGAACGGTCAGGTCAACGTGGAGTTGAACGCGGCCCCTCAGCAGGATCTCTCCACCGTCTTGGCTGAAATCCGACAACATTACGAGAATGCCGTCTCCAAGAATCGCACAGACCTGGACAAATGGTTCGAGGCCAAG ACAACTGAGCTCAACAAGGAAGTTACGACAAGCACAGAGACCCTCCAGACGTCCAAAAGTGAGATGACCGAAGTGCGAAGAACTCTCCAGGATCTGCAAATTCAACTGCAGGCGGAGCTCAGTCAG AAAGCGGCTTTGGAGGGAATGCTGGCCGAGACACAATCTCGATACGCCGCCATGTTGCTAGGCTATCAAAGACAGGTGGAAGCCTTGGAGGAGCAACTGGCTCAGCTCAGGGCTGAAGTGGAGAAACAGAGGGTCCAGTTTGCTGAGCTTCTGGACATCAAGACCCGGCTGGAGCTGGAGATTGCAGAGTACCGCCGCCTGATTGACGGCGAGATGATGAG TTTGTCAGAAGCCAGCTGCGTCCACAGTCTGGTCACCATCGCCAAGAATACCTCAGACGACAACGAAGATGACAGCTCTGAATCTGAATGA
- the LOC144043586 gene encoding keratin, type I cytoskeletal 13-like encodes MASGRFLGLEILQPIQDVVHSSSKVFSLFNMASFSSRISSSRMSSLGAGGMSAGSMYGSGGSSGGHISKVSFGGGSVYGGAGGSGVRISNVSSSMAGIGGFNLANGIDISANEKFTMQNLNDRLANYLNKVRKLEAANADLELKIRNFLASKTGPQDHDWTAFYVRIRDLQEGIQNGARANAALVLAIDNAKLASDDFRIKYEHELGMRQAVEADAAGLKRVLDELTMSRADLEMQVEGLKEELIYMKRNHDEDLIALRSQMTGQINVELDAAPQQDLSTVLAGIRDYYENLAAKNHRDLDNWFQAKMAELNKEVTVNLQTTKSELSELRRTLQSLQIQLQAELSQKAVLEATLAETQARYSNMLQGYQRQVVIFEEQLGQLRADIENQKILFAELLDIKTRLEIEIAEYRRLMDGEGASSTSSSKNSRVVIVQEVHSRSSR; translated from the exons ATGGCATCTGGGCGTTTTCTAGGCCTCGAGATACTGCAACCCATCCAGGATGTTGTTCATTCCAGCAGCAAG GTCTTCAGTCTCTTCAACATGGCCTCATTCTCCAGCCGCATCTCATCGTCCCGCATGAGCAGCTTGGGCGCCGGCGGCATGAGTGCCGGCAGCATGTATGGCAGCGGAGGAAGTTCCGGGGGCCACATCTCCAAAGTCAGCTTTGGAGGTGGCAGCGTGTACGGCGGCGCAGGCGGTTCCGGGGTCCGCATCTCCAATGTCAGCTCGTCAATGGCTGGCATAGGCGGCTTCAACTTGGCCAACGGCATCGACATCTCGGCCAACGAGAAGTTCACCATGCAGAACCTGAACGACAGGCTGGCAAACTATCTGAACAAGGTGCGCAAGCTGGAGGCGGCCAACGCAGACCTGGAGCTGAAGATCAGGAACTTCCTGGCAAGCAAAACCGGTCCGCAGGATCACGACTGGACCGCCTTTTACGTGCGAATCAGAGATCTGCAGGAAGGG ATCCAAAATGGCGCCCGTGCCAATGCTGCCCTGGTTCTTGCCATCGACAATGCCAAGCTGGCCTCAGACGACTTCCGCATCAA GTACGAGCACGAGTTGGGTATGCGCCAGGCGGTGGAGGCCGATGCGGCTGGTCTGAAGCGGGTTCTGGATGAACTGACAATGAGTCGTGCTGACTTGGAGATGCAGGTGGAGGGTCTGAAGGAGGAACTCATCTACATGAAGAGGAACCATGATGAG GACCTCATCGCCCTGCGGTCCCAGATGACAGGACAGATCAACGTGGAGTTAGATGCCGCCCCTCAGCAGGATCTCTCCACCGTCTTGGCCGGAATCCGAGATTATTACGAAAACCTTGCTGCCAAAAACCACAGAGACTTGGACAACTGGTTCCAGGCCAAG ATGGCCGAGCTCAACAAGGAAGTGACCGTAAATCTGCAGACGACCAAGAGCGAGCTGAGCGAATTGCGAAGAACTCTCCAGAGCCTGCAGATCCAACTGCAGGCGGAGCTTAGCCAG AAAGCGGTTCTGGAGGCAACGTTGGCCGAAACACAAGCTCGCTACAGCAACATGTTGCAAGGCTACCAGAGGCAGGTGGTGATCTTTGAAGAGCAGCTGGGGCAGCTCAGAGCTGACATAGAGAACCAGAAGATCTTGTTCGCTGAGCTTCTGGACATCAAGACTCGGCTGGAAATCGAGATCGCAGAGTACCGCCGCCTGATGGACGGAGAAGGCGCCAG CAGCACCAGCAGCAGCAAGAACTCTCGGGTCGTCATCGTGCAGGAGGTCCACAGCAGAAGCAGCAGATAA